One window of the Leucobacter komagatae genome contains the following:
- a CDS encoding copper chaperone PCu(A)C, with protein MLNTHIRATRFTVACGIALLALTGCSAGEAATGSGIHAGEHSGEAGAHPAADSVTIEEAWVKSAEQGEMTAAFGLLKNSSETDANIVSVTSTASPMMELHETVANESGQMVMREVEGGFVIPAKGQFSLEPAGNHIMIMGLPKAVTAGEDITFTLEFADGSKLDFTAIVKDYAGANENYEGDHGSHDAHGGAEEHAEHDAHSGH; from the coding sequence ATGTTGAACACTCATATTCGCGCGACCCGTTTTACTGTGGCGTGTGGCATCGCGCTCCTCGCACTCACCGGGTGCTCGGCCGGCGAGGCCGCGACCGGCTCCGGCATACACGCCGGGGAACACTCCGGTGAGGCCGGCGCGCACCCCGCGGCTGACTCTGTGACGATCGAGGAGGCCTGGGTCAAGTCGGCTGAGCAGGGCGAGATGACGGCCGCTTTCGGCCTGCTGAAGAACTCGAGCGAGACCGACGCAAACATCGTCTCGGTCACCTCGACCGCGTCACCGATGATGGAACTGCACGAGACCGTCGCGAACGAGTCGGGCCAGATGGTGATGCGCGAGGTCGAGGGCGGCTTCGTCATCCCAGCCAAGGGGCAGTTCAGCCTCGAGCCCGCGGGCAACCACATCATGATCATGGGGCTGCCGAAGGCAGTGACCGCGGGCGAAGACATCACGTTCACGCTCGAGTTCGCTGACGGCTCGAAGCTCGACTTCACCGCGATCGTGAAGGACTACGCGGGCGCCAACGAGAACTACGAGGGCGACCACGGTAGCCACGACGCGCACGGCGGGGCCGAGGAGCACGCTGAGCACGACGCGCACAGCGGGCACTGA